The following DNA comes from Methanobrevibacter sp..
TCAGGCTATTGTAAAATGTGATGAGGCATATGATGAGGATAAATTAAAAGATTTGTTGAAACTGGATGAAATAAACCAGCAAACACCTCTAAGAGTACTTAGAAGAAGAACTGACATGGTTAGAATCAAGCATGTTCTGGACTTGTCTTATGAAGTGATTGACGATAAAACTTTTAGCATGAAAATCAAAACAGAAGGAGGACTTTACATCAAGGAACTGATATCCGGAGATGAGGGAAGAAGTCAACCTAATGTAAGTGAGATATTGGGTGTTAATGCAGTTTGTGAACAGTTGGACGTATTGGAAGTAAGTGAAAAGTGATAGTATGGCAGAAGAATTTACACATTTAACAGACAGTGGAGTACACATGGTTGAAGTGGGCGGAAAACCCGATCAAAAAAGGCGTGCAATAGCACAGGGAAGCATATTTTTAGACAAACACACTATTGAACTGATTCAAAACGAGGATATAAAGAAAGGAAATGTTTTAACTACTGCCCAAATTGCAGGAATACAGGCTGTTAAAAACACTTCTTCAATAATACCATTATGTCATCCGTTGGCTTTGACAGGAATTGAACTTGATTTTGTAGTAAAAGAAGATGAAATCATTGCAAAATGTGCAGTCAATACATTGGGCAAGACTGGTGTTGAAATGGAAGCTATCACGGGTGTTAGTGTAGCACTTTTAACTGTATGGGATATGGTAAAAGCTGTTGAAAAAGATGATGATGGTCAATATCCTGATACTAGAATAAGTGATATTAAAGTTATCAAGAAGGAAAAAATTTAACCTTTATATATGATGAAAAAAATAATTATATTCAGTTATTTTATGAATTAATTTTATGGAGAATTATTTATGGCAAAAAAAGATAATAAGATTTCTATGCCTCAAACTGGTGCAGGTTTAGTAAGATACTTTGATGAAGAAAGTTTAGGTCCAAAACTCTCACCTGAACATGTTATCGTTGCTACTGTTATTTTAGCAATATTATGTTTTGTTTTAAGATATTCCGCTTAAGGATATTTTACAAACAATCCACTACTTTTTTTATAGATTTATATGTTAACCAAACGAATTATTCCTTGTCTAGATTGTGATTTGCAGGTTCCTGAAGGTCGTGTAGTAAAAGGCGTTGAATTTAAAGAGATAAAATATGCTGGAAATCCTGTGGATTTGGCAACACGCTACTATGAGGAAGGTGCAGATGAGATTGTAGTTTTAGATATCACTGCATCCCATGAACGCAGAGCCACAATGGCAGATGTAATTGACAGATTAACTGAAAATGTATTCATGCCTATTTGCGTAGGTGGTGGAATAAGGAAAGTTGAAGATTACATTAACATGCTTAAAGCCGGAGCTGACAAGTGTTCAACCAACACTGCAGCTATAAAAAACCCAGAATTATTGACTGAAGCTTCAAAAGTGGTAGGTTCACAGGCTGTGGTCATTGGAATTGATGCCAAAAGAAGATATGTTGACCATCCTGATGACGCACCGGATAAGACAGTCATTGAAACCGATAAGGGATACTGCTGGTTTGACACAAGCATCTACGGTGGACGTGAATTCACAGGAATTGATGCAATCCAATGGGCAATCGAGTGTCAGGAACGTGGAGCCGGTGAAGTGCTGCTGACCAGTATGGATGGGGACGGAACCCAGAACGGATATGACATTGAACTAAACAAAGCAATCAATGATGCGGTTGACATTCCTGTAATTGCAAGCGGAGGCGTTGGAGAACCTAGACATATTCTAGAAGTTTTCGAAAAGACTGATGTTTCAGCGGCTCTTGCAGCAAGCATTTTCCACTTCAACCAATATTCAATCCCTACTGTTAAAGAGTACTTAAAAGACAATAATGTGGCCATCAGATTATGATAATCAAATCCAATATTAACCTAGACCTAACAATCAATTCAGGCCAGACTTCCCAGCCTCCATGGAATTTTGATAATGAGACTTACAGCAATGTCGTTATGGTTGACAGTGAACCCAGGATTTTTCAAGTAAAGCAATCCGGAGACTATCTTGAATTCAACCATGAGGACAAAAAAGCTATTTCTAAGCTTAACTATATTTTCGATTTAAATTTTGATTTAAACAAGTTTTACAAATATTTGAACAATCACGAGGAACTCAAGGACATGTCCAAGTTCTGTAATGGTTTGCGATTATTCTTGGCACCTGATCCCTTCGAGTGTGTCATCTCATCAATTTGTTCTGCAAACAACTCCATCAAGAGATGGACAAAATCAATTTCTCAAATAAAACAGAACTGGGGAAATCAGCATCAAAATTACTATACATTTCCTCAAAGCAACGATTTATTAAACGTGTACTTGGATGAGGAAGAGGAATTTAATTCATCAAACATTTCAAATATTGAAGAGTGCACACATAATCTTAAAAATTGTGGCGTGGGATATAGAGCACCATACATGAGAAAGGCAAGCGAATTATTTACACTTGAAATGGACCTTTCAGAAATATCAAAAATGACCTATGACGAAGCATTCCAGACAATACTCGAAGTTCCAGGAGTAGGTCCTAAGGTGGCAGACTGCATACTGCTCTACGGATTCAACTTCAGGCAAGCATTTCCAAGTGACGTATGGATAAAAAGAATAGTGTCACACTTGTATTTTAATGGAAAGGACATAAGCGTTGCAAAGGTAAGGGAATTCGGAATGGAGGAATTCGGCAAGAATGCAGGATACGTTCAGCTCTACATGTTCCACTATGCAAGAATGAGTGGTCTAATGAAAAAATTAAAATAAGCCCTTATATAAACTATCAACCATGAAAATCAGATACGCAACAATGATAGTTAAGGATATGGAAGAAAGTGTCAAATTCTACACAGAAACTCTGGATTTTACTCTTGATGAAGTTTTCGATGTTCCTGGAGGTAAAATTACCTTACTTGATGGGGATGGCTTTGCAGGTTTGGAATTAATTGAAAATCCTAATTTTGAAATCGGATTATATTCTGTTGGAATGGATGTTGAAGATATCAATGCAGAAATTCAAAAATTAGAAGAGAAGGGTGCAGACATTGCCTTAAAACCTGTTGAAACTCAAGTAGGCTACATGGCAAGAGTAGTTGACCCGAATGGAATCAACATTGTACTGGTTCAGCACACCAAATAACTTATTTGATTAATCTTAACGGATTTTTGATAAGATTGTCTAATAAGAGTAATGCCTTATCGGTTCGATCTTTAGTATTTTTGAGCTTGTTTTCTCCTAATTCTTTTTTATGATAATCTGCGGCATTTCTATTGTTTCTTAAAATTCTCATATGGTTTCCTAATTTATTTTCTTCTTTAAATGGAGAATCTTCAAGTGCTTTGATTAATTCTGAATGACTATCTTTTGAAGGCAATATTTTTCTAAAAGACTTTTCGTAGTAATCTTTCACGGGATGAAAGATTGAATAGTAATATCTGCTTATTGAAGATCGCTGATATTCCTCTTTAGAGGAATGATTTTTTAAATGATTAGCAACATCATAATATTTTTTAAAATCAAAACTCATATTACCACAAATCCACACAGACTAATCCGTTAATTTTTTTTGAGAATTTTGACATGTATAAAGGTTCATCTTCAAATTTGTCTAATGTAATTCTGTCTTTATCATAATCGTTACATTCAACATAAATCATTATGAAATCCAAATCGAGGAATTCGGGATCTTTGCAAAATTCAATTAATTTTCTATGATTTGGAAAGTATTTATTGATTAATGGAGTAAGCTCATGAATAAATGGGAGAATATTCTCATGTTTTCTAATGAAACCTTTTACATCATTGTACTCATGAATGGTGTAGCTTTTTGATAACTTATCAAACTCATCATCAAAATTTGAAACAATGCCTGTTCCAGTATACACGTTTTCTTTCGGAATTTGCATTTCAAGTCTTTGTGAGTAATTATTCTGCATATAACTTATCCTCCTAAATTTTATTTAATCCTTGATTATAGTTTATACTGTGTAGTATATAAATATTTCTCATTATTTCAAGTCATTTTAACTAAACAAAGTAAATATTGCATTGTAAATGTAAAATAAAGTTCATATGATGGAGTAAATATTGCACTCAACATGTAAAAAACCATCATGATTCAGCACACAGATAAACAATAATTATATCCTATCACTTGCAAATATACTTATAATGGAAAATAAAAATCTAATCCTTTTAATCTGCTCAGTATTGTCATTTTTCACGGTTTTCGCTGTCAATGCAGTTAATGTTGTTATTCCATCAATAGCAGCGGAATTTGGAATGAACAATATAGTTCAAAACTGGGTTACAATAATCTTTCTTTTGGTAGTGGCCGTACTGTCTGTTCCGGCAGGCCAGATTTCCGGAAAATACGGTCTTAAAAAAGTGACAATCATAAGCTGTGTACTCTTTCTTATAATCTCAATAGTCAATGTGCTTGTCACATCAACTGAACTGTTTTTAGTCTGCCGTTTAGTATTGGGTATTGCACTTGCATTCATCAATGTCACTTCAATGGCAATGATAGTATCAGCATTCAAGCCTGAAGAAAGAGGGGCTGCACTTGGAATAAACATTACTGCAGTTTATATTGGATTGTCATTATCTCCGGTTCTTGGAGGTATACTTAACTATAATCTGGGCTGGAGATCAGTAGTGCTTTTCTGCGTACCATTCCTGTTCGTAATTCTCGCATTGCTGTTAATCAGGGTCAAAGAGGAATGGATAACATTTGAGGGAATTCCAATCGATATAAAAGGATCTGTAGTGTATGGAATTGGAATGGTCCTATTCATATATGGATTTACAATCCTCAATGAAGCTTTAGGAGTGATCCTGACCATTCTTGGAATCATATTTCTGGTAATGTTCGGTTTAATCGAATTAAGGCAATCTCATCCTGTATTCGACATTAGATTTTTCAAAAACCGCAGGTTCCTCTCAGCAAATTTCGCATCACTTTCAGCATATCTTGCAACTTATGCAGTAACAATAATTCTGAACTATCATTTGCAATATATTATGGGATTTGATTCACAGTTCACAGGCATAATATTGCTAATTGCACCAATATGTCAGGTAGTCCTCGCACCTATAGCAGGGAGACTCTCAGACAGGTATGTTCCTCAAATCATGGCCGCCATTGGAATGGGGCTTGGAACAGTATCATTAATCTTATTTTCAACTTTAGGCAGTGAAACATCACTTGAATTTCTGATAGTTGCAATGGTTATATATGGTATTGCGTTCGGTTTGTTCTCACCGCCGAATACAAATGTGATAATGGGTTCAGTTCCACCAAAAGACACCTCAATGGCCTCAGCGGCAGTTGCGACAATGCGTACAGTCGGTCAGGCAATGAGTATGGGAATACTGACACTTGTATTTGCATTTGTAATGGGTAATGTGCCGATTGTTGAAAAGTATTATCCGCTGTTGACACAAAGCTGTCAGATAACCTGTTTGATTTGTGTAGTGTTATGCATAGCATCTGTATTTGCTTCATTGGTTGGAATTAAGTCAACTGTTGATTAATTCAATTCATCCAGTAAATCAAATATTTTTTAGCTCTTGATTTACAGTAATTAAATGCATTTTTGATATTTTTTGGTTTTTCTGCATCATAATCAACCAGATTTCTATAGTTGTGCAGATTATCCAGTTCCTTAGCTATCTTTTCACCTTTTTTTGAAACATTGAGATTAGGATGTTTTTTGAAAATGTTTCTTGTTTCGCTATGAACTTTCCCACTGGTTGAATTCATAATCTTTTTACTGGTGCTGTCAAGAAAAATGTTATTTTCCAACAAGTAATCTCTAGATTTCAAAAAGCTACTGAAATAAAACCTATTAATGCCTGTTCTTAATTTAGCAATGTCATCTTCATTCTGGTAGCTTTTTCCCAATTGATAATAATCGCACCAGTCAAATTTTTCTTTTTCAGGCATTTTTAAAACTCCATTGTTATAAAATAGTGTTTATCAGGACTATCATATTTAAAAAGTTCTTCTAAAATAATATCTTCCTTATCACCAGATGTTTCACCATCAAATGGACTTTTAATTGTAATTTGAAGGGTAGTTTCATCTGGAGATGCATATTTCATAAAGTCTATTGAAACTGGACTTTTTTGAAATTCTTTAGAAATGATTTTAGGCATTTCATAAATTATTCTTTCTAATTTTGAATCTTCTTCGATATAATCAAGAATTTCATTTAAATTATCAGAGGGGAAGTTGTAATGATTTTTTAGAAATTCCATTAATCTATTCTCTTTATCTACAATAATTCCAGACCCACTATATACATTTTCTTGTGGTATTTGCATTTCTATTCTTTGTGTGAAGTTTTGTTGCATAATTTTTAACCTCCGTAAATTTATTTAAATCTTAATTATAGTATTGAATATCTTGTATATAAATATTTCAGTTTATTACCCTCTATTTTTTCATATTTAATAAAATATTGATTTCATAATGTAAAATTAACACGTTTACGGGCGAATCAATATTGTAATGGGGATGTTAAAAATTAATTATTAAAAATGTATATGCTTCCCTATATTTGAAATAAGCAGTTATAAATGAGAACAATTTTACAATGTCAGACAACTTTTCGTCTATTAAGTGTTTAAAGTAATATAAATTTATAAAAAAAGAAATAAGTGAAAGATAATAATTATCTTTCTTCTACGGTCAATTTGTTCATTTTGTCGCCTTGCTGGATTGCATTAACGACATCTTGACCTTTGATGACTTGACCGAATACGGTGTGAACACCGTCTAAGTGTGGTTGTGGTGAGTGAGTAATGAAGAATTGGCTTCCACCAGTGTCTTTACCAGCGTGTGCCATGGATAATGCACCGGTTCCATGTCTGTGAGGGTTTCCTTCGGTTTCACATTTGATAGTGTAACCAGGACCACCAGTACCGTTTCCTTTAGGACATCCGCCTTGAATTACAAAGTTTGGAATTACTCTGTGGAAAGTTAATCCGTCATAGAATCCTTCTTTGATTAGCTTTTCAAAGTTAGCTACGGTTCCAGGTGCTTCGTTTGGGAATAATTCTAATTCAATATTTCCTTTATCAGTTTCGATTATAGCGACTTTCATTTTATCACCTAATTTTTAAATAATACTAATAATATAAATATTATTGATTAAATAGTTTATGGAGAATTAAAATGAATACTCAAGATTTGATTAAGATTGAAGATGATTATTTCATTAACACTTTCACAAGACAGCCTGTGGTATTGGACCATGGAGAAGGTGTTAAAGTAACTGACATTGATGGAAATGAATACATTGATATGTTTGCAGGTATTGCAGTAAACTGCCTAGGTCACAATCACCCAAAACTTGTAAAGGCTATTCAGGACCAGGCAGAAAAGCTTATTCACATTTCAAGCATCTACTATAATGAACCTGCATTGGTCTATGCTAAGAAATTAGTTGATAAAACCAACTTTGACAGAATATTTTATGCTAACAGTGG
Coding sequences within:
- the moaC gene encoding cyclic pyranopterin monophosphate synthase MoaC, whose amino-acid sequence is MAEEFTHLTDSGVHMVEVGGKPDQKRRAIAQGSIFLDKHTIELIQNEDIKKGNVLTTAQIAGIQAVKNTSSIIPLCHPLALTGIELDFVVKEDEIIAKCAVNTLGKTGVEMEAITGVSVALLTVWDMVKAVEKDDDGQYPDTRISDIKVIKKEKI
- a CDS encoding VOC family protein, with product MKIRYATMIVKDMEESVKFYTETLDFTLDEVFDVPGGKITLLDGDGFAGLELIENPNFEIGLYSVGMDVEDINAEIQKLEEKGADIALKPVETQVGYMARVVDPNGINIVLVQHTK
- a CDS encoding peptidylprolyl isomerase; this translates as MKVAIIETDKGNIELELFPNEAPGTVANFEKLIKEGFYDGLTFHRVIPNFVIQGGCPKGNGTGGPGYTIKCETEGNPHRHGTGALSMAHAGKDTGGSQFFITHSPQPHLDGVHTVFGQVIKGQDVVNAIQQGDKMNKLTVEER
- a CDS encoding DNA glycosylase, whose translation is MIIKSNINLDLTINSGQTSQPPWNFDNETYSNVVMVDSEPRIFQVKQSGDYLEFNHEDKKAISKLNYIFDLNFDLNKFYKYLNNHEELKDMSKFCNGLRLFLAPDPFECVISSICSANNSIKRWTKSISQIKQNWGNQHQNYYTFPQSNDLLNVYLDEEEEFNSSNISNIEECTHNLKNCGVGYRAPYMRKASELFTLEMDLSEISKMTYDEAFQTILEVPGVGPKVADCILLYGFNFRQAFPSDVWIKRIVSHLYFNGKDISVAKVREFGMEEFGKNAGYVQLYMFHYARMSGLMKKLK
- a CDS encoding MFS transporter yields the protein MENKNLILLICSVLSFFTVFAVNAVNVVIPSIAAEFGMNNIVQNWVTIIFLLVVAVLSVPAGQISGKYGLKKVTIISCVLFLIISIVNVLVTSTELFLVCRLVLGIALAFINVTSMAMIVSAFKPEERGAALGINITAVYIGLSLSPVLGGILNYNLGWRSVVLFCVPFLFVILALLLIRVKEEWITFEGIPIDIKGSVVYGIGMVLFIYGFTILNEALGVILTILGIIFLVMFGLIELRQSHPVFDIRFFKNRRFLSANFASLSAYLATYAVTIILNYHLQYIMGFDSQFTGIILLIAPICQVVLAPIAGRLSDRYVPQIMAAIGMGLGTVSLILFSTLGSETSLEFLIVAMVIYGIAFGLFSPPNTNVIMGSVPPKDTSMASAAVATMRTVGQAMSMGILTLVFAFVMGNVPIVEKYYPLLTQSCQITCLICVVLCIASVFASLVGIKSTVD
- a CDS encoding preprotein translocase subunit Sec61beta, which codes for MAKKDNKISMPQTGAGLVRYFDEESLGPKLSPEHVIVATVILAILCFVLRYSA
- the hisF gene encoding imidazole glycerol phosphate synthase subunit HisF, with product MLTKRIIPCLDCDLQVPEGRVVKGVEFKEIKYAGNPVDLATRYYEEGADEIVVLDITASHERRATMADVIDRLTENVFMPICVGGGIRKVEDYINMLKAGADKCSTNTAAIKNPELLTEASKVVGSQAVVIGIDAKRRYVDHPDDAPDKTVIETDKGYCWFDTSIYGGREFTGIDAIQWAIECQERGAGEVLLTSMDGDGTQNGYDIELNKAINDAVDIPVIASGGVGEPRHILEVFEKTDVSAALAASIFHFNQYSIPTVKEYLKDNNVAIRL